The genomic DNA TGACTCACAGGCATGGATGATCCAGAACAGGGGGATCTGGCATGGCGTCTGAAGAACCAGTAGATATCAATAAACCAGGCTACTACATCAACCGGGAGCTCTCCTGGCTCTCCTTCAACCGGCGGGTGCTTGCAGAGGCACATGATAGCACCCACCCGCTCCTTGAACGGATAAAGTTCCTTGCGATCTGCGGGAGCAACCTGGATGAGTTCTTCATGGTCCGGGTATCCGGGCTCAGGCACCAGCTGAAGGACGGTGTCCCAAAGCCGCCGCCGGATGGGATGCTGCCTGCAGAACTCCTCTGGAAGCTTCAGCTTGAGGTCGCTGAACTCTACAGCCTCTATGATGAGACCTGGCAGGGGTCGCTTCTTCCGGCACTCCACGATGCCGGGATTACAATTCTCAGATACAGTGATCTTTCAACTGAAGAGAAAGAGGCGATGACGAACTACTTCCAGACGACCATATACCCGATCTTAACACCGATAGCAATCGATGCGGCCCGGCCGTTCCCCTTCATCTCCAACCTCTCGCTGAACCTTGCAGTTCTTCTGAAGACGACAGATGGCAGACGATACCTTGCACGGGTGAAGGTGCCCTCTCTCACCTTTGGCCGGTTTATACCGGTTCCACCCGGCGGCAAAGGCCGATACCGGTTTCTGCTCCTTGAAGACCTTGTTGCAGAAAACCTGGCGCTCCTCTTTCCTGGTATGATCGTCGAGGGATCCTACAGGTTCAGGCTCACCAGGGATGCTGAGATCAAGGTGGTGCTCGATGAGGCGTCTGATCTCCTCTCGGCAGTCGAGGGATGTCTTGAGTGCAGGCGTACCGGCATGCCGGTACGGCTGGAAGTGGATCCAGGGATGCCTTCCCGCCTGATCCTCCTCCTCTCTGAGAGGCTGGGTCTTTTAGAACATGATGTCTTTGGGACATCGGGGTTCATTGCACATGCGGATCTCTGGCAGCTGCATGATCTCCACCGCCCGGATCTCCTTGATACGCCGTTTGTTCCCCATATTCCACAAGCTCCTGATATCGACGCAAATATCTTTGCAACAGCGAGGGGGCAGGACATACTCTTCTACCATCCCTATGACAGCTTCAGTCCGCTGGTGCGGCTCTTCAGGCAGGCGGCAGAGGACCCTGATGTTCTTGCAGTCAAGATCACGCTCTACCGGATCGACCGCAACTCTCCCATTGTTGATGCACTGATGAAGGCACGGCAGAATGGCAAACAGGTGACGGTGGTCCTTGAGTTAAAAGCCAAATTCGATGAACAGAACAATATCACCTGGGCACGGGCACTTGAACAGGAAGGCGTCCATGTTGTGTATGGCCATGAACGCCTGAAGATTCATGCGAAGGTTGCGATGATCGTCAGAAAAGAACGTGACGGCATCTGCCGCTACATCCACCTGAGTTCAGGTAACTATAACACAAAAACTGCCCGGATATATGGCGATATCGGGTATCTGACAGCAGATCCGGAGATTGCAGCCGATGTGACCGAACTCTTCAATTATTTAACCGGGTATGCTGACGGGGAAACATTTCGAAAACTTCTTGTTGCGCCGATAACGCTCAGAGATGGTATCCTGATGAGGATCGAGCGGGAGATCGAATGCCAGAAGAAGAACCAGTCCGGCTACATCTCGCTCAAGTTAAACGGACTCCTCGATCCGGATATCATCGGGGCACTCTATCGTGCATCCGGAGCGGGTGTCAGGATAGATCTCAATGTCCGGGGTCTCTGTGCACTCAGGCCCGGTGTCCCCGATATATCTGAGACGATCACCGTCACCTCCATCGTGGGGCGGTTTCTTGAACATGCACGGATTTATCACTTTCATAATGGTGGTGATGACGAGGTCCTACTCGGCTCGTCCGACATGATGCAGCGGAACCTCAGGCGGAGAGTCGAAGTCCTATTTCCGGTGCGTGATCCGGCCATCAGGCGGGCTCTCATCAGGATACTGAAGATTCATCTCAGGGACAACGTCAAGGCATGGCACCTCAGATCCGATGGCGTCTATGAGAAGATCCAGCCGGGTGAGGGTGAAGAACCATGCAACTCACAGGAGTGGCTGATTGCCCACCGGGGTGCCTGGCATGGGTGGTAAGAAACAAAACCGGCCCGATGCAGGTTTCTGCCTGTTTGGGGCTCTGGCACTTCAGAAGCTGACTGACGATCTCCTGGCTGAGGCAGATGGTGTCCGCCAGTCTGAGGATATCGAGTACATCCACCGGATGCGTGTGGCATCACGGCGCATCCGGGCAGCGCTTCCTCTTTTTGCGGTTTGTTTCCCCACTGGTATGGATACCCGCACGAGGAAGGGTGTCCGTGCAATCACCCGTTCGCTTGGAGCTGCCCGTGATCTCGATGTCCAGATAGATTTTCTCAACCAGTATCTTGACACCCTTCCCCCGGAGTCTCCCCCGGTCTGGCATGCGAAATTTCTGCCTCCCGGAGAAGAAACCACGGTTCTTGAGCACCCTCCAGACAGTCATTTCGAGTCTGCTGTCACCCGTCCTGCACGTCCCAAATCACCCGGATTACTCGTTCGTATCCGACAGATGCTTGCGCATATACGGTCTGCAATCACAGGGGATTTCACTCCTGTTGTGCAGACCCCGCCACCACCGTTTGAGATCCCGGTGCGGCCGGGTATCGAATGCCTCCTTCTCCGGTGGAATGAGATGCGGAGACGGATTCATCCCGATGTTGTCTGCTCAGTTGATACATTCGAGGAGTCTGGAGTTGGTGAGGAGCTTCTCAGCTGGTGCAGGCAGCAGATTGTCACGGCAGAACTCCGGGGAACCGATGTCCATTCCAGGTATACATATGAGGCAGCATACGAATCGATCAGCACCCGGTTGCTTGAACTCCTCTCATTTGAACGATATGTTTTTGATAGAACCCGGATTGCTCAACACCATGAGATGCGGATTGCTGCAAAACGGCTGCGGTATACAATGGAGATCTTTCGTGAACTCTATCCCGACAACGTAAAAGATCCGATCATGCAGATCAAACGGCTTCAGGATATTCTTGGTGATATGCATGACTGTGATGTCTGGCTGGAGACCCTTCCCCGCTTCATGGACGAGGAGGAAGCGCGTGTCGTGTCGTTCTTCGGGCATGCCGGGTTCATGCGCTTTATCAGGCCGGGCATTCTCCATCTTGCAGACGACAGGAGGATTCGCCGTGAGGAACTGTATACTGCCTTCACCCGCCACTGGGACGCGATGAAGGCAGACGGCGTGATCGAGGCGATCAGGCAGGCCATCGCCACCCCACTCGCAGCAATGCCGCATTCGTTGCATGATGCAGACGGTGCTGTCAGGATCGCCTTT from Methanocalculus natronophilus includes the following:
- the ppk1 gene encoding polyphosphate kinase 1, translating into MASEEPVDINKPGYYINRELSWLSFNRRVLAEAHDSTHPLLERIKFLAICGSNLDEFFMVRVSGLRHQLKDGVPKPPPDGMLPAELLWKLQLEVAELYSLYDETWQGSLLPALHDAGITILRYSDLSTEEKEAMTNYFQTTIYPILTPIAIDAARPFPFISNLSLNLAVLLKTTDGRRYLARVKVPSLTFGRFIPVPPGGKGRYRFLLLEDLVAENLALLFPGMIVEGSYRFRLTRDAEIKVVLDEASDLLSAVEGCLECRRTGMPVRLEVDPGMPSRLILLLSERLGLLEHDVFGTSGFIAHADLWQLHDLHRPDLLDTPFVPHIPQAPDIDANIFATARGQDILFYHPYDSFSPLVRLFRQAAEDPDVLAVKITLYRIDRNSPIVDALMKARQNGKQVTVVLELKAKFDEQNNITWARALEQEGVHVVYGHERLKIHAKVAMIVRKERDGICRYIHLSSGNYNTKTARIYGDIGYLTADPEIAADVTELFNYLTGYADGETFRKLLVAPITLRDGILMRIEREIECQKKNQSGYISLKLNGLLDPDIIGALYRASGAGVRIDLNVRGLCALRPGVPDISETITVTSIVGRFLEHARIYHFHNGGDDEVLLGSSDMMQRNLRRRVEVLFPVRDPAIRRALIRILKIHLRDNVKAWHLRSDGVYEKIQPGEGEEPCNSQEWLIAHRGAWHGW
- a CDS encoding CHAD domain-containing protein, giving the protein MGGKKQNRPDAGFCLFGALALQKLTDDLLAEADGVRQSEDIEYIHRMRVASRRIRAALPLFAVCFPTGMDTRTRKGVRAITRSLGAARDLDVQIDFLNQYLDTLPPESPPVWHAKFLPPGEETTVLEHPPDSHFESAVTRPARPKSPGLLVRIRQMLAHIRSAITGDFTPVVQTPPPPFEIPVRPGIECLLLRWNEMRRRIHPDVVCSVDTFEESGVGEELLSWCRQQIVTAELRGTDVHSRYTYEAAYESISTRLLELLSFERYVFDRTRIAQHHEMRIAAKRLRYTMEIFRELYPDNVKDPIMQIKRLQDILGDMHDCDVWLETLPRFMDEEEARVVSFFGHAGFMRFIRPGILHLADDRRIRREELYTAFTRHWDAMKADGVIEAIRQAIATPLAAMPHSLHDADGAVRIAFIGDLHGNLPALLAVLADAEQRGVTHILHLGDIVGFGPFPEETAARIRDEEITGVAGNIDRETLALSKKDCPKQREGPDPKMHALCWTKKKLTKESIRHLRSLPAELRTEAGGNTILLTHGSPDSTTGRIGVETPDSDLVRFTRTAQADIIVTAHTHQPFHRIVNDCLFINCGSVGRPFDGDPRACYCILEAKTRSLCHIRIPYDIDYVSGAIQKAGLPDIFCTMLRYGISMEEAEIHAGKYAAGQGDDGISADCTVNRSVPTIEPK